One window of the Candidatus Zixiibacteriota bacterium genome contains the following:
- the aldHT gene encoding Aldehyde dehydrogenase, thermostable, which produces MAQVTEYKNFIGGEWVRSRSGQTFENRNPANTDDLIGIFQKSTPDDVNDAVSAAKEAFKKWRLVPAPKRAEIIYRIALRIAHDKERLSREMTREMGKVLKETRGDVQEAIDMSFYMAGEGRRMFGQTTPSELPNKFMMSVRQPLGVCGFITPWNFPMAIPSWKIMPALVCGNTVVIKPATDTPLSVYNFVKIMEEEGLPGGVVNLVTGSGGSVGDPLMKHKDVSVISFTGSTDIGRKVSEACAADFRHCHLEMGGKNCILVMDDANVELAVEGALWGAFGTTGQRCTASSRLIVHKKVIKEFTEKLVARAKALKVGNGLDEAIDMGPAVNESQMQTVLKYMDIGKNKDGAKLLCGGGRLTGEAYNKGYFTMPTIFGDVTPNMTIFREEIFGSVTSITECSSLEEAIELGNNTPYGLSSSIYTQDVNRAFVAMRDLYTGIFYVNAPTIGAEVHLPFGGTKETGNGHREAGSAALDVFSEWKSIYIDFSGKIQKAQIDNN; this is translated from the coding sequence ATGGCACAAGTCACGGAATATAAAAATTTTATCGGCGGGGAATGGGTTCGCTCCCGTTCCGGTCAGACCTTTGAAAACCGCAACCCGGCCAATACCGACGACCTTATCGGGATCTTCCAGAAATCGACCCCGGATGATGTCAACGATGCCGTCTCGGCCGCCAAAGAGGCGTTCAAGAAGTGGCGCCTTGTCCCGGCGCCGAAACGAGCCGAAATCATTTATCGTATCGCCCTGCGAATAGCCCATGATAAGGAACGGCTCTCCCGCGAGATGACCCGTGAAATGGGCAAGGTTCTTAAAGAGACCAGAGGTGATGTACAGGAAGCGATTGATATGAGTTTCTATATGGCGGGCGAAGGACGGCGGATGTTCGGCCAGACGACACCCTCGGAACTCCCCAACAAATTTATGATGTCGGTCCGTCAGCCACTGGGGGTCTGCGGTTTTATTACGCCTTGGAATTTCCCGATGGCGATTCCGTCATGGAAGATTATGCCGGCGCTGGTCTGCGGTAATACGGTGGTGATTAAGCCAGCCACGGATACCCCGCTGTCGGTTTACAATTTTGTCAAGATAATGGAAGAAGAGGGCTTGCCGGGCGGAGTGGTGAATCTGGTCACCGGTTCCGGGGGAAGTGTCGGCGACCCCTTGATGAAGCACAAAGATGTCAGTGTTATCAGTTTCACCGGTTCCACCGATATCGGCCGCAAGGTTTCCGAGGCCTGCGCCGCCGATTTCCGTCACTGCCATCTTGAGATGGGCGGGAAAAACTGCATTTTGGTGATGGATGATGCCAATGTCGAACTGGCGGTCGAAGGCGCTCTCTGGGGAGCGTTCGGGACCACCGGCCAGCGATGCACGGCGTCCTCGCGCCTTATCGTGCACAAGAAAGTCATTAAGGAATTCACGGAGAAACTGGTGGCCCGGGCCAAGGCGCTGAAAGTCGGCAACGGCCTGGATGAAGCGATCGATATGGGGCCGGCGGTCAACGAGAGCCAGATGCAGACGGTGTTGAAATATATGGACATCGGGAAAAATAAGGACGGGGCCAAACTGCTGTGCGGCGGGGGACGTCTCACTGGCGAGGCCTATAACAAGGGATATTTCACGATGCCGACCATATTCGGCGATGTGACTCCCAATATGACCATCTTCCGCGAGGAAATTTTCGGGTCGGTCACCTCGATAACGGAATGCAGTTCTCTGGAAGAAGCCATCGAATTGGGCAATAATACCCCCTACGGTCTGTCATCATCCATCTACACGCAGGATGTCAACCGCGCCTTTGTAGCGATGCGCGATCTTTACACCGGCATCTTCTATGTCAATGCACCGACGATCGGGGCCGAGGTGCATCTGCCGTTCGGCGGCACCAAGGAGACCGGCAACGGTCACCGCGAGGCCGGCTCAGCGGCGCTCGATGTTTTTTCGGAATGGAAGTCGATTTATATCGATTTTTCCGGGAAGATTCAGAAGGCGCAAATCGATAATAATTGA
- a CDS encoding conserved hypothetical protein (Evidence 4 : Unknown function but conserved in other organisms), with protein MAKKKVIIMGAAGRDFHNFNVLYRNNKDVEIVAFTATQIPEIEGRVYPKVLAGPLYPKGIPIFPEEELLELIQKHKVDEVIFSYSDVPYDYVMDKAAYVMTAGARFAVEGGEPTMIKSIKPVVAVCAVRTGCGKSQTTRRVAQVLLDLGLKVVAIRHPMPYGDLAKQACQRFANYKDLDKHKCTIEEREEYEPHIDKGIVVYAGVDYEMILREAEKEADVILWDGGNNDMPFYQPDIHITVVDPHRPGHEISYYPGQVNLLLADVIVINKIDTASLEGINEVRDNIQYYNPEAVVVDAASPIMVEQPEMIRGKKVLVIEDGPTTTHGEMKYGAGMMAAMKYGAGEIIDPRPYTVGTISDTFKKYPEIGTLLPAMGYFGKQLADLEKTIEKVPCDTIIAATPIDLRRVIKLKKPTARVYYDLQEIGKPTLADVLNGMFSGPGKGKGKSRKA; from the coding sequence ATGGCTAAGAAAAAAGTAATCATTATGGGTGCGGCCGGACGGGACTTTCATAATTTCAACGTTCTGTATCGCAATAATAAAGATGTCGAAATAGTCGCTTTCACGGCGACCCAGATTCCGGAAATCGAAGGGCGGGTTTACCCGAAAGTCCTGGCGGGGCCGCTTTATCCGAAAGGGATCCCGATTTTCCCCGAAGAGGAACTTCTGGAACTGATTCAGAAACATAAAGTGGATGAGGTCATTTTCTCGTACTCCGACGTCCCATATGATTATGTAATGGACAAGGCGGCGTATGTGATGACGGCCGGGGCTCGTTTCGCGGTCGAAGGGGGCGAGCCGACCATGATAAAATCGATCAAGCCGGTGGTGGCGGTATGCGCGGTCCGGACCGGTTGCGGCAAATCCCAGACCACGAGGCGGGTCGCTCAGGTTCTGCTCGACCTCGGCCTGAAAGTGGTGGCGATTCGTCACCCTATGCCGTACGGCGATCTGGCCAAACAGGCCTGTCAGAGATTCGCCAATTATAAGGACCTCGATAAACATAAATGCACCATCGAGGAGCGCGAAGAATACGAACCGCATATCGATAAAGGGATCGTGGTGTATGCCGGGGTCGATTATGAGATGATTCTTCGCGAAGCCGAAAAAGAGGCCGATGTGATTCTCTGGGATGGCGGCAATAACGATATGCCGTTCTACCAGCCCGATATTCATATCACCGTGGTTGACCCGCATCGCCCAGGACACGAAATAAGTTATTATCCGGGGCAGGTCAATCTTCTGCTGGCCGATGTTATTGTCATAAACAAGATCGACACCGCTTCGCTGGAAGGTATCAATGAGGTTCGCGACAATATCCAGTACTATAATCCGGAAGCGGTGGTGGTCGATGCCGCGTCGCCGATTATGGTCGAGCAGCCGGAGATGATTCGGGGCAAGAAAGTTCTGGTCATCGAGGACGGTCCTACGACTACGCACGGTGAGATGAAGTACGGCGCCGGAATGATGGCGGCCATGAAGTACGGCGCGGGGGAAATTATCGATCCGCGGCCGTACACGGTCGGCACCATCTCGGACACTTTCAAGAAATATCCGGAGATCGGGACCCTTCTGCCGGCGATGGGATATTTCGGCAAGCAATTGGCCGATCTGGAAAAGACCATCGAGAAAGTCCCGTGCGACACTATCATTGCCGCGACGCCGATAGATTTGAGACGGGTGATAAAACTGAAAAAGCCGACGGCGCGCGTCTATTATGATCTCCAGGAAATCGGCAAGCCGACTCTGGCCGATGTCCTGAACGGGATGTTTTCCGGACCCGGCAAAGGAAAAGGAAAGTCCCGGAAAGCCTGA
- the cpkA gene encoding Carbamate kinase, with the protein MSQLNGKTAVVALGGNAITQPGVEDTIANQFAHTRKSLDGIVELARAGYKLAITHGNGPQVGNAILRVELARSQAPILPLGVCVADTEGGMGYMIEQSLQNRLKKEGINRPVVTIITQIMIDPKDPQIARPSKFIGQFYSEEEAKQYAKEREWVVKKDSNRGWRRVVPSPQPLSVIESATIRALVNQGTIVITAGGGGIPVYIDDKDNLEGLDAVIDKDLASAVLGNDIHAEILIILTSVDKVAINFGRLDERMLDSVTVSEMEQYAKEGHFPPGSMGPKIQAALQFLKGGGKEVIITSFNYAGKALEGAAGTRIVPD; encoded by the coding sequence ATGTCGCAGTTAAATGGCAAAACGGCGGTGGTGGCGTTGGGCGGCAACGCCATCACCCAGCCCGGTGTTGAAGATACCATCGCCAACCAGTTCGCCCATACCCGTAAATCGCTCGACGGCATTGTGGAATTGGCCCGCGCCGGTTATAAATTGGCCATTACTCACGGCAACGGCCCGCAGGTCGGCAATGCCATTCTCAGGGTGGAGTTAGCACGGAGTCAGGCCCCGATTCTGCCTCTCGGCGTCTGTGTGGCCGATACCGAAGGAGGCATGGGGTATATGATCGAGCAGTCGCTTCAAAATCGTCTGAAGAAAGAAGGCATTAACCGGCCGGTGGTGACAATCATCACACAGATCATGATCGATCCCAAAGATCCGCAGATTGCGAGGCCCTCCAAATTTATCGGTCAATTTTACAGCGAGGAGGAGGCCAAACAGTATGCCAAAGAACGCGAATGGGTCGTGAAGAAAGATTCCAACCGCGGATGGCGGCGGGTGGTGCCGTCGCCGCAACCCCTGTCGGTGATCGAATCGGCAACTATCCGGGCCCTGGTCAATCAAGGTACGATCGTTATCACGGCCGGCGGGGGAGGGATTCCGGTCTATATCGATGATAAAGACAATCTCGAAGGGCTCGATGCCGTTATTGATAAGGATCTCGCCTCGGCAGTTCTGGGAAATGACATTCATGCGGAAATCCTGATCATTCTCACCTCGGTCGATAAGGTGGCTATAAATTTCGGCCGGCTCGATGAAAGAATGCTGGATAGTGTCACCGTTTCGGAGATGGAGCAGTACGCCAAAGAAGGGCATTTCCCGCCCGGTTCGATGGGGCCAAAAATTCAGGCGGCGCTTCAATTTCTTAAGGGCGGGGGCAAAGAGGTGATTATAACTTCGTTTAATTATGCCGGAAAGGCGCTGGAGGGGGCCGCCGGAACAAGGATTGTACCGGATTGA
- a CDS encoding conserved hypothetical protein (Evidence 4 : Unknown function but conserved in other organisms) — MCRISEKVVDAILAKGRIYEVGGAVRDKYLTPPVVTKERDYLVCGVPYQELSKILSQYGRVDLVGRSFGVIKFTEFRGEKHDTFDIALPRKEISTGVGHRDFDVSFDPELKIEDDLVRRDFTINAMAIPLDGGDLIDPLHGMADLKNRCIRMVSRHSFVEDPLRMVRAVQFAARFRFEIERDTLAAIKEHADLILTVSAERISEEINKLLVRSDEPSYGFRLMQQTGLLKNIMPELEATVGVEQPGGFHAYDVFEHTMHTIDATPKVLQIRLAALFHDITKPRAKRLVEDGATFYGHEKTGAKVAARIMRRLRYSTDLIHNVTVLVDRHMFVTGVTEKGLRRLIRRVGQDLIFDLLDLRRADVVGQGKGGRTDDVDEFEMNIKAELERRPPFGLKDLAINGRDLMETFNLSESPVIGEILNYLMEKVLDEPSDNTRDKLMEFARSYLANRKHIE; from the coding sequence ATGTGCCGCATTTCGGAAAAGGTTGTTGACGCCATCCTGGCGAAAGGCCGGATTTATGAGGTGGGGGGAGCGGTGCGCGATAAATATTTGACACCGCCGGTTGTCACCAAGGAACGGGACTACCTGGTCTGCGGTGTCCCCTATCAGGAACTATCGAAGATTCTATCACAATACGGGCGGGTCGATCTGGTCGGACGTTCGTTCGGGGTCATAAAATTCACCGAGTTTCGGGGTGAAAAGCATGATACCTTTGATATTGCCCTGCCCCGGAAGGAAATTTCCACAGGGGTTGGCCACCGCGATTTCGATGTTTCCTTCGATCCGGAATTAAAAATCGAGGATGATCTGGTGCGGCGGGATTTTACCATTAATGCCATGGCAATTCCTCTCGACGGCGGGGATCTAATCGACCCTCTGCACGGCATGGCCGATCTCAAGAATCGGTGCATTCGAATGGTCTCGCGCCATTCTTTTGTGGAGGATCCGCTTCGGATGGTGCGTGCCGTCCAGTTTGCGGCCCGATTCAGATTTGAGATAGAGAGAGATACCCTGGCGGCGATCAAAGAGCATGCGGACTTGATTTTGACGGTTTCCGCCGAAAGGATTTCCGAGGAAATCAATAAATTGCTGGTTCGCTCCGACGAGCCGTCATACGGTTTTCGCCTGATGCAGCAAACCGGCCTTCTAAAAAATATTATGCCCGAACTGGAGGCGACGGTCGGGGTGGAGCAACCGGGCGGATTCCATGCCTACGACGTTTTTGAGCATACCATGCATACTATCGACGCCACCCCGAAGGTCCTGCAGATTCGTCTCGCCGCTCTCTTTCACGATATTACCAAACCCCGAGCCAAGCGATTGGTCGAGGACGGGGCCACTTTTTACGGCCATGAAAAAACCGGGGCGAAAGTGGCGGCCCGGATCATGCGGAGGCTCCGCTATTCCACGGATCTGATTCATAACGTGACGGTCCTGGTGGATAGGCATATGTTTGTCACCGGTGTCACGGAGAAGGGCCTGAGGCGATTGATCCGACGTGTCGGTCAGGATTTAATCTTTGATCTGCTCGACCTGCGACGAGCCGATGTGGTTGGTCAGGGCAAAGGGGGCCGGACCGATGACGTCGATGAGTTTGAAATGAATATTAAAGCCGAATTGGAAAGGCGCCCGCCTTTTGGGCTGAAGGATCTAGCTATAAACGGGCGGGATTTGATGGAGACTTTCAATCTATCGGAATCGCCCGTAATCGGAGAGATATTGAATTATTTGATGGAAAAGGTTCTCGATGAACCGTCGGATAATACCAGAGATAAATTAATGGAATTTGCCCGATCTTATCTGGCAAATCGCAAGCACATAGAATAA